A window from Citrus sinensis cultivar Valencia sweet orange chromosome 5, DVS_A1.0, whole genome shotgun sequence encodes these proteins:
- the LOC102608890 gene encoding putative 1-phosphatidylinositol-3-phosphate 5-kinase FAB1D isoform X2, with protein sequence MCHHCGAELTRVKKEERKQENGKSLKLNNEGSIWSCRICGEKQEREYLKPENSSPFSTPMISPTTSLSSNDRSFSSCSEFSVDGNSNDRSDQDEGATNSNRGDASFRTNGRLQNSHLEGPVNELDRSNKMNGSNNLKDGGIGNDNDVVREVEIMQPSDGQEAKVNGAENISRPHNNASEISQSTDNDNEMDMQIWEPPEPEDPEDDIEGSIAYNDDDEDEECGDGTKWGKPSSLSHFRDEGGGRLKFKEEKQRAMEKVVSGKFKAIVSQLLKSVGVVSSGKDGESWVDIVTSLSWEAASSLRPGSVDGKSLDLNSYIKVKCIAAGSRNQSQIIKGLVFKKHAAHKHMPTEYKNPRLLLIRGVLGLSSSGLSSFKAMEQEKDQLKSVMDMIDMCHPNVVLVEKTVSRDIQESILEKGMTLVFDMKLHRLERVARCTGSPILSSGSLTSQKLKHCDSFYIKKFVEEHAGFREGGKRPSKTLMFIEGCPTRLGCTVLLKGSNSDELKRIKSVVQCAVVMAYHLILETSFLVDQRAMFSTIPFAEVAGILPMEQQHPALENGNSNVSCFEHSSVESGSSTMDIPISNGFHEDGSYANSGPEGESILSYEPYNPAVFSGFSSLSASLRKVIGDNFPLSSAAAYPSLTSYFGFRGREQSGQITEDVPVSTIMDASLDGPCDTEAKSSSDEEKSLDGQPTSLLSCPEAPLNMGKDCGNDEDHSQSQEDANASLDSQSILVLMSSRNALRGTICEQSHFSHIMFYKNFDVPLGKFLQDNLLNQRKQCASCSELPEAHFYYYARHNKQLTIRVKRLPDRIRLSGEAEGKLWMWSRCGRCKTANGVPKSTKRVVISTAACGLSFGKFLELSFSHHSSSTRLSSCGHSLHRDFLYFFGLGPMVGMFKYSPFTTYNMCVPPQKLEFSNSINKWLKEEFQNVYTKGILLFSEVESSLKQIGSQFVGSTLNLQGSLKEFSVTSEILKQERSVFEVDIQKTVAKKVHSDEALHKLLSLNRLRWELLIESCIWDRRLHSLLLPDPTVVITGATEKPGPEQTKVKMDGTTAKGNEVPEPEVDSGNGDNVSNNFGNLEVLPDVAAEADELVVKEIPIDGPDRESGERDHKKTTVLKDVETSIASDLSSTSLANEDSMVRSNVSDYLSGDDNVQAGKFLMSENLQVDKVVPNSQYLANSGSVVDPNASKNETSTHSLLSDLEKLNGWFWMPFSELQQIYMKDLQRGFVPKFECVSRYTPEHLPTVYQLISEEGTRMHIPLGAENYMVSDYEGELSSIIACALAVLKEMPLSTVVFNEDSGRDGDMAVKTIDSLRSLTRIPTMASSLWSVNGSSDSDSIYASLSISSEDSRFSSFDGLNLLESLIPPEVLSPEVSIGISKSLGKGKYSVKCLYANQFRDLRSRCCPSELAYIDSLSRCRNWDAKGGKSKSFFVKTLDDRFIIKEIKKTEFDSFDKFALHYFKYMNESFDSGNQTCLAKVLGIYQVTIRQPKSGKEMRHDLMVMENLTFERNITRQYDLKGALHARYNTTVDGSGDVLLDQNFVNDMNSSPLYVSNTAKRILQRAVWNDTTFLNSIDVMDYSLLVGVDSQRRELVCGIIDYLRQYTWDKHLETWVKSSLVPKNVLPTVISPKDYKRRFRKFMSTHFLSVPDHWCSPESDDPCALCGIKR encoded by the exons CAATGATCGTTCATTCTCAAGCTGCA GTGAGTTTTCAGTTGATGGAAATTCAAATGATCG gaGTGACCAAGATGAAGGTGCAACAAACAGTAATCGGGGGGATGCCAGTTTTAGAACCAATGGCCGGTTGCAAAATTCGCACTTAGAAGGTCCGGTAAATGAACTTGATAgatcaaataaaatgaatggaAGTAACAATTTAAAGGACGGTGGTATTGGAAATGATAATGATGTAGTTAGAGAGGTGGAAATAATGCAGCCTAGTGATGGCCAAGAAGCAAAAGTTAATGGTGCTGAAAATATAAGCAGACCCCATAACAACGCATCTGAGATTTCACAGTCTActgataatgataatgaaatgGACATGCAAATTTGGGAACCTCCAGAGCCAGAAGATCCAGAGGATGACATAGAGGGTAGCATTGCCTATAACGATGACGACGAGGACGAGGAGTGTGGTGATGGCACTAAGTGGGGCAAGCCAAGTTCTTTGAGTCATTTCAGAGATGAAGGTGGAGGGAGACTTAAGTTTAAAGAGGAAAAACAAAGAGCAATGGAGAAGGTGGTTAGTGGGAAGTTCAAGGCCATTGTCAGCCAACTACTGAAATCCGTTGGCGTAGTCTCTTCTGGGAAAGATGGTGAAAGTTGGGTGGACATAGTTACTTCGTTATCATGGGAAGCTGCATCATCTTTGAGGCCAGGTTCTGTAGATGGTAAATCGTTGGATCTAAATAGctacataaaagtaaaatgcATTGCAGCTGGATCTCGCAACCAAAG TCAAATAATCAAAGGTTTGGTTTTTAAAAAGCACGCTGCTCACAAGCACATGCCGACTGAATACAAGAACCCAAGGTTGTTGTTGATACGGGGTGTCCTTGGTCTGTCTTCCAGTGGATTGTCATCGTTTAAGGCGATGGAGCAG GAAAAGGATCAATTGAAATCTGTCATGGACATGATAGATATGTGTCATCCAAATGTGGTTCTGGTGGAAAAAACTGTTTCTCGTGATATTCAAGAGTCTATTCTTGAGAAAGGGATGACACTGGTCTTTGACATGAAGCTCCATCGCCTGGAAAGAGTTGCACGCTGTACCGGCTCGCCAATTTTATCATCAGGTTCATTGACAAGTCAGAAGCTAAAGCATTGCGATTCCTTTTATATTAAGAAATTTGTAGAGGAACATGCTGGTTTTAGAGAAGGTGGAAAGAGGCCAAGTAAAACTTTGATGTTTATTGAAGGCTGTCCTACACGGCTTGGTTGCACG GTATTGTTGAAAGGAAGCAACAGTGATGAATTGAAGAGGATTAAATCTGTGGTGCAGTGTGCAGTTGTCATGGCCTACCATTTAATTCTTGAAACATCTTTCCTTGTTGATCAGAGAGCAATGTTTTCTACTATTCCTTTTGCTGAAGTGGCGGGAATCTTGCCGATGGAACAACAACACCCTGCTTTAGAAAATGGTAATTCTAATGTTTCTTGTTTTGAACATTCTTCAGTGGAAAGTGGTTCAAGCACAATGGATATTCCCATTTCCAATGGATTCCATGAGGACGGTTCCTACGCAAACAGTGGACCAGAAGGAGAATCCATATTATCTTATGAGCCATACAATCCGGCTGTATTTTCTGGGTTCTCATCTCTCTCAGCCTCTTTAAGGAAAGTTATAGGGGACAATTTCCCTCTCTCATCCGCTGCTGCTTATCCATCATTGACTTCGTACTTTGGCTTCCGTGGAAGGGAACAGAGTGGTCAGATCACAGAAGATGTTCCAGTTTCTACAATTATGGATGCTTCACTTGATGGCCCTTGTGATACGGAAGCTAAAAGTAGTTCTGATGAAGAGAAATCACTTGATGGGCAACCAACATCTTTGCTGTCTTGCCCTGAAGCCCCCCTAAACATGGGAAAAGATTGTGGCAATGATGAAGATCATTCGCAAAGTCAGGAGGATGCTAATGCATCATTGGATTCTCAAAGTATTTTGGTTTTGATGTCCAGCCGAAATGCCTTGAGGGGAACTATTTGTGAGCAAAGCCATTTTTCTCACATCATGTTCTACAAGAATTTTGATGTTCCCCTTGGGAAGTTTCTTCAGGATAATTTACTCAATCAG AGAAAGCAATGTGCTTCGTGCAGTGAACTGCCAGAAGCTCACTTTTACTATTATGCACGCCATAATAAGCAGCTCACAATACGAGTTAAAAGGCTTCCTGATAGAATTCGTTTGTCGGGAGAAGCGGAAGGAAAACTTTGGATGTGGAGTCGCTGTGGTAGATGTAAAACTGCAAATGGAGTTCCAAAATCAACAAAGAGAGTAGTAATTTCTACTGCTGCCTGTGGTCTGTCATTTGGGAAGTTCCTGGAACTCAGCTTTTCTCACCACTCATCATCTACTAGATTATCAAGCTGTGGCCATTCTCTGCACCGGGACTTCCTCTACTTTTTTGG ATTAGGCCCCATGGTTGGGATGTTCAAGTACTCGCCATTCACAACTTATAATATGTGTGTGCCACCTCAGAAGCTGGAGTTCAGCAATTCTATCAATAAATGGCTGAAAGAAGAATTCCAGAAT GTATACACCAAAGGGATTCTGCTGTTCTCGGAAGTTGAAAGCTCTTTAAAACAGATAGGATCTCAATTTGTGGGCTCAACCCTGAACCTCCAAGGCTCATTGAAAGAGTTCTCTGTCACTTCAGAGATACTCAAGCAAGAACGCTCTGTGTTTGAG gtTGACATTCAGAAAACTGTTGCTAAGAAAGTTCATTCAGATGAGGCTCTTCATAAGCTTCTTAGCTTGAACCGATTGCGGTGGGAGCTCCTGATTGAATCGTGCATTTGGGATAGACGTCTGCATTCACTGCTTTTGCCTGATCCTACGGTGGTCATTACTGGTGCCACTGAGAAACCAGGGCCAGAGCAAACAAAGGTGAAGATGGATGGCACTACTGCTAAAGGAAATGAGGTGCCAGAACCAGAAGTTGATTCTGGTAATGGGGACAATGTTTCCAACAATTTTGGCAATTTGGAAGTGTTACCAGATGTAGCTGCTGAAGCAGATGAACTCGTGGTTAAAGAAATTCCTATTGATGGTCCTGACAGAGAATCTGGAGAACGAGATCATAAGAAAACTACAGTGTTAAAGGATGTTGAGACGTCGATTGCAAGTGATTTAAGCTCAACTAGTTTGGCCAATGAAGACAGTATGGTGAGATCTAATGTTTCTGATTATCTTTCTGGTGATGATAATGTCCAAGCAGGGAAGTTCCTTATGTCTGAAAATTTACAAGTGGATAAAGTTGTTCCAAATTCCCAATATCTTGCAAACAGTGGTTCTGTTGTTGATCCAAATGCATCTAAGAATGAAACTTCTACGCATTCACTCTTATCCgacttagaaaaattaaatggatgGTTCTGGATGCCATTTTCAGAACTCCAACAGATATACATGAAGGATCTGCAGAGAGGTTTTGTGCCGAAATTTGAATGTGTCAGTAGATACACTCCTGAACACTTGCCCACTGTCTATCAACTAATCAGTGAGGAAGGCACACGGATGCACATCCCTTTGGGAGCAGAGAATTATATGGTGTCAGATTATGAAGGTGAACTCTCAAGCATAATAGCTTGTGCCTTGGCTGTATTGAAAGAAATGCCTCTATCAACAGTGGTATTCAATGAAGATAGTGGGAGAGATGGTGATATGGCTGTCAAAACAATTGACAGTTTACGTAGCCTGACTCGAATTCCCACCATGGCTTCCTCACTGTGGTCTGTCAATGGTTCTTCAGATTCAGATTCCATTTACGCGTCACTAAGCATTTCTTCTGAAGATTCACGCTTCTCCAGTTTTGATGGATTGAATTTGTTGGAATCTCTAATCCCTCCAGAAGTCTTGAGCCCAGAGGTTTCTATTGGtatttcaaaatcacttgGAAAGGGTAAATACTCTGTTAAGTGTCTATATGCCAACCAGTTCCGTGATTTGCGGAGTCGCTGCTGCCCATCTGAGCTTGCCTATATTGATTCCCTCAGCCGTTGTAGAAATTGGGATGCTAAAGGTGGGAAGAGCAAATCCTTCTTTGTAAAAACACTTGATGACAGGTTCATTATCAAGGAGATTAAGAAGACAgaatttgattcatttgacAAGTTTGCTCTGCACTATTTTAAGTACATGAATGAGTCATTTGATTCAGGAAACCAAACTTGCCTTGCAAAAGTTTTGGGGATATATCAG GTAACTATAAGACAGCCCAAAAGTGGGAAAGAGATGAGACATGATCTGATGGTAATGGAGAATCTTACCTTTGAACGGAACATCACCCGGCAGTATGATCTTAAAGGGGCTCTGCATGCTCGATATAATACAACTGTTGATGGTTCTGGCGATGTTCTTTTGGATCAGAACTTTGTCAATGACATGAATTCCTCTCCATTATATGTCAGTAATACTGCAAAGCGGATCTTGCAACGAGCTGTTTGGAATGACACCACTTTCCTTAAT TCGATCGATGTGATGGATTATTCTTTACTTGTGGGTGTGGATAGTCAGCGCAGGGAGCTTGTTTGTGGGATCATTGATTATCTTAGGCAGTATACCTGGGACAAGCACTTAGAGACATGGGTTAAGTCTTCACTTGTTCCTAAGAACGTGTTGCCTACTGTTATTTCTCCAAAAGACTATAAGAGGAGATTCAGAAAGTTCATGTCAACCCATTTTTTGAGTGTACCAGACCATTGGTGCTCGCCAGAATCAGACGACCCTTGTGCACTCTGTGGTATCAAAAGATGA
- the LOC102608890 gene encoding putative 1-phosphatidylinositol-3-phosphate 5-kinase FAB1D isoform X1, translated as MCSMCHHCGAELTRVKKEERKQENGKSLKLNNEGSIWSCRICGEKQEREYLKPENSSPFSTPMISPTTSLSSNDRSFSSCSEFSVDGNSNDRSDQDEGATNSNRGDASFRTNGRLQNSHLEGPVNELDRSNKMNGSNNLKDGGIGNDNDVVREVEIMQPSDGQEAKVNGAENISRPHNNASEISQSTDNDNEMDMQIWEPPEPEDPEDDIEGSIAYNDDDEDEECGDGTKWGKPSSLSHFRDEGGGRLKFKEEKQRAMEKVVSGKFKAIVSQLLKSVGVVSSGKDGESWVDIVTSLSWEAASSLRPGSVDGKSLDLNSYIKVKCIAAGSRNQSQIIKGLVFKKHAAHKHMPTEYKNPRLLLIRGVLGLSSSGLSSFKAMEQEKDQLKSVMDMIDMCHPNVVLVEKTVSRDIQESILEKGMTLVFDMKLHRLERVARCTGSPILSSGSLTSQKLKHCDSFYIKKFVEEHAGFREGGKRPSKTLMFIEGCPTRLGCTVLLKGSNSDELKRIKSVVQCAVVMAYHLILETSFLVDQRAMFSTIPFAEVAGILPMEQQHPALENGNSNVSCFEHSSVESGSSTMDIPISNGFHEDGSYANSGPEGESILSYEPYNPAVFSGFSSLSASLRKVIGDNFPLSSAAAYPSLTSYFGFRGREQSGQITEDVPVSTIMDASLDGPCDTEAKSSSDEEKSLDGQPTSLLSCPEAPLNMGKDCGNDEDHSQSQEDANASLDSQSILVLMSSRNALRGTICEQSHFSHIMFYKNFDVPLGKFLQDNLLNQRKQCASCSELPEAHFYYYARHNKQLTIRVKRLPDRIRLSGEAEGKLWMWSRCGRCKTANGVPKSTKRVVISTAACGLSFGKFLELSFSHHSSSTRLSSCGHSLHRDFLYFFGLGPMVGMFKYSPFTTYNMCVPPQKLEFSNSINKWLKEEFQNVYTKGILLFSEVESSLKQIGSQFVGSTLNLQGSLKEFSVTSEILKQERSVFEVDIQKTVAKKVHSDEALHKLLSLNRLRWELLIESCIWDRRLHSLLLPDPTVVITGATEKPGPEQTKVKMDGTTAKGNEVPEPEVDSGNGDNVSNNFGNLEVLPDVAAEADELVVKEIPIDGPDRESGERDHKKTTVLKDVETSIASDLSSTSLANEDSMVRSNVSDYLSGDDNVQAGKFLMSENLQVDKVVPNSQYLANSGSVVDPNASKNETSTHSLLSDLEKLNGWFWMPFSELQQIYMKDLQRGFVPKFECVSRYTPEHLPTVYQLISEEGTRMHIPLGAENYMVSDYEGELSSIIACALAVLKEMPLSTVVFNEDSGRDGDMAVKTIDSLRSLTRIPTMASSLWSVNGSSDSDSIYASLSISSEDSRFSSFDGLNLLESLIPPEVLSPEVSIGISKSLGKGKYSVKCLYANQFRDLRSRCCPSELAYIDSLSRCRNWDAKGGKSKSFFVKTLDDRFIIKEIKKTEFDSFDKFALHYFKYMNESFDSGNQTCLAKVLGIYQVTIRQPKSGKEMRHDLMVMENLTFERNITRQYDLKGALHARYNTTVDGSGDVLLDQNFVNDMNSSPLYVSNTAKRILQRAVWNDTTFLNSIDVMDYSLLVGVDSQRRELVCGIIDYLRQYTWDKHLETWVKSSLVPKNVLPTVISPKDYKRRFRKFMSTHFLSVPDHWCSPESDDPCALCGIKR; from the exons CAATGATCGTTCATTCTCAAGCTGCA GTGAGTTTTCAGTTGATGGAAATTCAAATGATCG gaGTGACCAAGATGAAGGTGCAACAAACAGTAATCGGGGGGATGCCAGTTTTAGAACCAATGGCCGGTTGCAAAATTCGCACTTAGAAGGTCCGGTAAATGAACTTGATAgatcaaataaaatgaatggaAGTAACAATTTAAAGGACGGTGGTATTGGAAATGATAATGATGTAGTTAGAGAGGTGGAAATAATGCAGCCTAGTGATGGCCAAGAAGCAAAAGTTAATGGTGCTGAAAATATAAGCAGACCCCATAACAACGCATCTGAGATTTCACAGTCTActgataatgataatgaaatgGACATGCAAATTTGGGAACCTCCAGAGCCAGAAGATCCAGAGGATGACATAGAGGGTAGCATTGCCTATAACGATGACGACGAGGACGAGGAGTGTGGTGATGGCACTAAGTGGGGCAAGCCAAGTTCTTTGAGTCATTTCAGAGATGAAGGTGGAGGGAGACTTAAGTTTAAAGAGGAAAAACAAAGAGCAATGGAGAAGGTGGTTAGTGGGAAGTTCAAGGCCATTGTCAGCCAACTACTGAAATCCGTTGGCGTAGTCTCTTCTGGGAAAGATGGTGAAAGTTGGGTGGACATAGTTACTTCGTTATCATGGGAAGCTGCATCATCTTTGAGGCCAGGTTCTGTAGATGGTAAATCGTTGGATCTAAATAGctacataaaagtaaaatgcATTGCAGCTGGATCTCGCAACCAAAG TCAAATAATCAAAGGTTTGGTTTTTAAAAAGCACGCTGCTCACAAGCACATGCCGACTGAATACAAGAACCCAAGGTTGTTGTTGATACGGGGTGTCCTTGGTCTGTCTTCCAGTGGATTGTCATCGTTTAAGGCGATGGAGCAG GAAAAGGATCAATTGAAATCTGTCATGGACATGATAGATATGTGTCATCCAAATGTGGTTCTGGTGGAAAAAACTGTTTCTCGTGATATTCAAGAGTCTATTCTTGAGAAAGGGATGACACTGGTCTTTGACATGAAGCTCCATCGCCTGGAAAGAGTTGCACGCTGTACCGGCTCGCCAATTTTATCATCAGGTTCATTGACAAGTCAGAAGCTAAAGCATTGCGATTCCTTTTATATTAAGAAATTTGTAGAGGAACATGCTGGTTTTAGAGAAGGTGGAAAGAGGCCAAGTAAAACTTTGATGTTTATTGAAGGCTGTCCTACACGGCTTGGTTGCACG GTATTGTTGAAAGGAAGCAACAGTGATGAATTGAAGAGGATTAAATCTGTGGTGCAGTGTGCAGTTGTCATGGCCTACCATTTAATTCTTGAAACATCTTTCCTTGTTGATCAGAGAGCAATGTTTTCTACTATTCCTTTTGCTGAAGTGGCGGGAATCTTGCCGATGGAACAACAACACCCTGCTTTAGAAAATGGTAATTCTAATGTTTCTTGTTTTGAACATTCTTCAGTGGAAAGTGGTTCAAGCACAATGGATATTCCCATTTCCAATGGATTCCATGAGGACGGTTCCTACGCAAACAGTGGACCAGAAGGAGAATCCATATTATCTTATGAGCCATACAATCCGGCTGTATTTTCTGGGTTCTCATCTCTCTCAGCCTCTTTAAGGAAAGTTATAGGGGACAATTTCCCTCTCTCATCCGCTGCTGCTTATCCATCATTGACTTCGTACTTTGGCTTCCGTGGAAGGGAACAGAGTGGTCAGATCACAGAAGATGTTCCAGTTTCTACAATTATGGATGCTTCACTTGATGGCCCTTGTGATACGGAAGCTAAAAGTAGTTCTGATGAAGAGAAATCACTTGATGGGCAACCAACATCTTTGCTGTCTTGCCCTGAAGCCCCCCTAAACATGGGAAAAGATTGTGGCAATGATGAAGATCATTCGCAAAGTCAGGAGGATGCTAATGCATCATTGGATTCTCAAAGTATTTTGGTTTTGATGTCCAGCCGAAATGCCTTGAGGGGAACTATTTGTGAGCAAAGCCATTTTTCTCACATCATGTTCTACAAGAATTTTGATGTTCCCCTTGGGAAGTTTCTTCAGGATAATTTACTCAATCAG AGAAAGCAATGTGCTTCGTGCAGTGAACTGCCAGAAGCTCACTTTTACTATTATGCACGCCATAATAAGCAGCTCACAATACGAGTTAAAAGGCTTCCTGATAGAATTCGTTTGTCGGGAGAAGCGGAAGGAAAACTTTGGATGTGGAGTCGCTGTGGTAGATGTAAAACTGCAAATGGAGTTCCAAAATCAACAAAGAGAGTAGTAATTTCTACTGCTGCCTGTGGTCTGTCATTTGGGAAGTTCCTGGAACTCAGCTTTTCTCACCACTCATCATCTACTAGATTATCAAGCTGTGGCCATTCTCTGCACCGGGACTTCCTCTACTTTTTTGG ATTAGGCCCCATGGTTGGGATGTTCAAGTACTCGCCATTCACAACTTATAATATGTGTGTGCCACCTCAGAAGCTGGAGTTCAGCAATTCTATCAATAAATGGCTGAAAGAAGAATTCCAGAAT GTATACACCAAAGGGATTCTGCTGTTCTCGGAAGTTGAAAGCTCTTTAAAACAGATAGGATCTCAATTTGTGGGCTCAACCCTGAACCTCCAAGGCTCATTGAAAGAGTTCTCTGTCACTTCAGAGATACTCAAGCAAGAACGCTCTGTGTTTGAG gtTGACATTCAGAAAACTGTTGCTAAGAAAGTTCATTCAGATGAGGCTCTTCATAAGCTTCTTAGCTTGAACCGATTGCGGTGGGAGCTCCTGATTGAATCGTGCATTTGGGATAGACGTCTGCATTCACTGCTTTTGCCTGATCCTACGGTGGTCATTACTGGTGCCACTGAGAAACCAGGGCCAGAGCAAACAAAGGTGAAGATGGATGGCACTACTGCTAAAGGAAATGAGGTGCCAGAACCAGAAGTTGATTCTGGTAATGGGGACAATGTTTCCAACAATTTTGGCAATTTGGAAGTGTTACCAGATGTAGCTGCTGAAGCAGATGAACTCGTGGTTAAAGAAATTCCTATTGATGGTCCTGACAGAGAATCTGGAGAACGAGATCATAAGAAAACTACAGTGTTAAAGGATGTTGAGACGTCGATTGCAAGTGATTTAAGCTCAACTAGTTTGGCCAATGAAGACAGTATGGTGAGATCTAATGTTTCTGATTATCTTTCTGGTGATGATAATGTCCAAGCAGGGAAGTTCCTTATGTCTGAAAATTTACAAGTGGATAAAGTTGTTCCAAATTCCCAATATCTTGCAAACAGTGGTTCTGTTGTTGATCCAAATGCATCTAAGAATGAAACTTCTACGCATTCACTCTTATCCgacttagaaaaattaaatggatgGTTCTGGATGCCATTTTCAGAACTCCAACAGATATACATGAAGGATCTGCAGAGAGGTTTTGTGCCGAAATTTGAATGTGTCAGTAGATACACTCCTGAACACTTGCCCACTGTCTATCAACTAATCAGTGAGGAAGGCACACGGATGCACATCCCTTTGGGAGCAGAGAATTATATGGTGTCAGATTATGAAGGTGAACTCTCAAGCATAATAGCTTGTGCCTTGGCTGTATTGAAAGAAATGCCTCTATCAACAGTGGTATTCAATGAAGATAGTGGGAGAGATGGTGATATGGCTGTCAAAACAATTGACAGTTTACGTAGCCTGACTCGAATTCCCACCATGGCTTCCTCACTGTGGTCTGTCAATGGTTCTTCAGATTCAGATTCCATTTACGCGTCACTAAGCATTTCTTCTGAAGATTCACGCTTCTCCAGTTTTGATGGATTGAATTTGTTGGAATCTCTAATCCCTCCAGAAGTCTTGAGCCCAGAGGTTTCTATTGGtatttcaaaatcacttgGAAAGGGTAAATACTCTGTTAAGTGTCTATATGCCAACCAGTTCCGTGATTTGCGGAGTCGCTGCTGCCCATCTGAGCTTGCCTATATTGATTCCCTCAGCCGTTGTAGAAATTGGGATGCTAAAGGTGGGAAGAGCAAATCCTTCTTTGTAAAAACACTTGATGACAGGTTCATTATCAAGGAGATTAAGAAGACAgaatttgattcatttgacAAGTTTGCTCTGCACTATTTTAAGTACATGAATGAGTCATTTGATTCAGGAAACCAAACTTGCCTTGCAAAAGTTTTGGGGATATATCAG GTAACTATAAGACAGCCCAAAAGTGGGAAAGAGATGAGACATGATCTGATGGTAATGGAGAATCTTACCTTTGAACGGAACATCACCCGGCAGTATGATCTTAAAGGGGCTCTGCATGCTCGATATAATACAACTGTTGATGGTTCTGGCGATGTTCTTTTGGATCAGAACTTTGTCAATGACATGAATTCCTCTCCATTATATGTCAGTAATACTGCAAAGCGGATCTTGCAACGAGCTGTTTGGAATGACACCACTTTCCTTAAT TCGATCGATGTGATGGATTATTCTTTACTTGTGGGTGTGGATAGTCAGCGCAGGGAGCTTGTTTGTGGGATCATTGATTATCTTAGGCAGTATACCTGGGACAAGCACTTAGAGACATGGGTTAAGTCTTCACTTGTTCCTAAGAACGTGTTGCCTACTGTTATTTCTCCAAAAGACTATAAGAGGAGATTCAGAAAGTTCATGTCAACCCATTTTTTGAGTGTACCAGACCATTGGTGCTCGCCAGAATCAGACGACCCTTGTGCACTCTGTGGTATCAAAAGATGA